The following proteins are co-located in the Mesorhizobium australicum WSM2073 genome:
- a CDS encoding GNAT family N-acetyltransferase — protein MSTTVVPLAPELWPEFEDLFGKQGACYGCWCTHFRLAPAARRESSRERNKDHIKARIEAGPPPGLLAFEDGKAVGWMQIGPRADVPEWNNKGRGSAPIDPADASDPAVWAISCFFIRAKARGRGITHRLVEGGIEFARRNGARLVEACPIDLSRDSRSIGLFVGSSGVFEKAGFERLVERKAGRPLMRLVLKPIA, from the coding sequence ATGAGCACGACCGTAGTGCCGCTGGCGCCAGAGCTCTGGCCTGAATTCGAGGACCTTTTCGGCAAGCAGGGCGCCTGCTACGGCTGCTGGTGTACGCATTTCCGGCTGGCGCCGGCGGCGCGGCGCGAGAGCAGTCGTGAACGCAACAAGGATCACATCAAGGCGCGCATCGAAGCCGGCCCGCCGCCCGGCCTGCTGGCTTTCGAGGACGGCAAGGCGGTCGGCTGGATGCAGATCGGGCCACGCGCCGACGTGCCCGAATGGAATAACAAGGGCAGGGGCTCGGCGCCGATCGATCCCGCCGACGCGTCCGATCCGGCCGTTTGGGCGATCTCGTGCTTTTTCATCCGCGCCAAGGCGCGCGGCAGGGGCATCACCCACCGCCTCGTCGAAGGCGGCATCGAGTTCGCCCGCAGGAACGGGGCGCGGCTCGTAGAGGCCTGCCCGATCGACCTGTCGCGCGATTCGCGTTCGATCGGCCTGTTTGTCGGGTCATCGGGGGTGTTCGAGAAAGCCGGGTTCGAAAGGCTTGTGGAGCGCAAGGCCGGTCGGCCGCTGATGCGGCTGGTGTTGAAGCCGATTGCCTGA
- a CDS encoding DNA polymerase IV produces the protein MFAAMATPVNNPDHGFCRDCLTFQRSETRRCERCGSPRLARHPELYRLHLAHIDCDAFYAAIEKRDNPALKDKPLIIGGGKRGVVSTACYIARIRGVRSAMPMFKALEACPEAVVIAPNMEKYVAVGREVRAMMQALTPLVEPLSIDEAFLDLAGTERLHGLPPAVVLARFSLAVEKEIGITVSSGLSYCKFLAKIASDFRKPRGFSVIGEAEAVGFLATQPVTMIWGVGKAFNATLEQDGIRTIGQLQKMERGDLMRRYGVMGERLYRLSRGEDVRRVDPDQDAKSVSAETTFDTDIASLDELVSVLRGLSEKVSARLKKSGIAGRTVVLKLKTQDFRLRTRNRQLGDPTRLADRIFSTGVELLRKETDGTKFRLLGIGVSDLSDDDKADPPDLVDVQSRKRAMAEGAIDALRDKFGRKAVQTGYTFGKGRDAHPPEPLED, from the coding sequence ATGTTCGCAGCGATGGCGACCCCTGTCAACAATCCCGACCACGGTTTTTGTCGTGACTGCCTGACCTTTCAGCGCAGTGAAACGCGCCGTTGCGAACGCTGCGGCAGCCCTCGCCTTGCCCGCCATCCCGAGCTTTACCGGCTGCACCTCGCCCATATCGATTGCGACGCCTTCTACGCGGCCATCGAGAAGCGCGACAACCCTGCGCTCAAGGACAAGCCGCTGATCATCGGCGGCGGCAAGCGCGGTGTCGTCTCCACCGCCTGCTACATCGCTCGCATCCGCGGCGTGCGCTCCGCCATGCCGATGTTCAAGGCGCTCGAGGCCTGCCCGGAGGCGGTCGTGATCGCGCCCAACATGGAAAAGTACGTGGCCGTCGGCCGCGAGGTGCGCGCCATGATGCAGGCTTTGACACCGCTGGTCGAGCCGTTGTCGATCGATGAGGCCTTCCTCGACCTCGCCGGCACCGAGCGCCTGCACGGACTGCCACCGGCCGTGGTGCTGGCGCGCTTTTCGCTGGCGGTGGAGAAGGAGATCGGCATCACCGTTTCATCAGGCCTGTCCTATTGCAAATTCCTCGCCAAGATAGCGTCCGATTTCCGCAAACCGCGCGGCTTTTCCGTCATCGGCGAGGCGGAGGCGGTCGGCTTTCTGGCCACGCAGCCGGTGACCATGATCTGGGGCGTCGGCAAGGCGTTCAACGCCACGCTGGAACAGGATGGCATCCGCACGATCGGCCAGCTCCAGAAGATGGAGCGTGGCGACCTGATGCGCCGCTATGGGGTGATGGGCGAACGGCTCTACCGGCTTTCGCGCGGTGAGGATGTCCGCCGCGTCGACCCAGACCAGGACGCCAAGAGCGTATCGGCCGAAACCACTTTCGACACCGATATCGCCTCACTGGACGAGCTTGTCTCGGTGCTGAGGGGCCTTTCGGAAAAAGTCTCGGCGAGGCTGAAGAAATCAGGCATCGCCGGGCGCACCGTGGTGCTGAAGCTGAAGACCCAGGACTTCAGGCTCCGCACGCGCAACCGTCAGCTCGGCGACCCGACCCGCCTCGCCGACCGCATCTTTTCGACCGGCGTGGAACTTCTTCGCAAGGAGACCGACGGAACGAAATTCCGATTGCTCGGCATCGGCGTCAGCGACCTCTCCGACGATGATAAGGCCGATCCGCCGGATTTGGTCGATGTGCAGTCGCGCAAGCGCGCCATGGCCGAAGGCGCCATCGATGCACTACGCGACAAGTTCGGCCGCAAGGCGGTGCAAACCGGCTACACCTTCGGCAAGGGCCGCGACGCCCATCCGCCGGAGCCGCTGGAAGATTGA
- a CDS encoding DMT family transporter, giving the protein MAPTPSIPKAAFWMALSIASFLAMSVAGRATTAELNVFQVLELRSVIGFFILLPLVMMSGGFAAMRTQRPVAHIARNVIHYTGQAAWLYALTLIPLAVLISIEFTTPIWTAILAVTFLGERLSRPKLAAIVLGLIGVLIIVRPGVGSVDPGHLIVLGAAVCFGISVVLVKSLTRTDSVVRIIFWMLIIQSVVGLVPALYEWRNPPLELWPWIVLIAFTGMSSHFCMARALGYADATVISPMDFLRVPLSALIGWLLYSEQIDAFTAGGALLILMGNLLNLQRKAVKPAEVAAS; this is encoded by the coding sequence ATGGCACCTACCCCCTCGATCCCCAAGGCCGCTTTCTGGATGGCGCTGTCGATCGCCTCGTTCCTGGCGATGTCGGTCGCCGGCCGCGCCACGACCGCCGAGCTCAACGTCTTCCAGGTGCTGGAACTGCGCTCGGTCATCGGGTTCTTCATTCTGCTGCCGCTGGTGATGATGAGCGGCGGCTTCGCGGCGATGCGCACGCAGCGGCCCGTCGCTCATATCGCCAGAAACGTCATCCACTATACCGGGCAGGCGGCATGGCTCTACGCATTGACCTTGATTCCGTTGGCCGTGCTGATTTCGATCGAATTCACCACACCGATCTGGACGGCTATCCTGGCGGTGACCTTTCTTGGTGAAAGGTTGTCCCGGCCAAAGCTTGCCGCGATCGTGCTGGGCCTGATCGGGGTGTTAATCATCGTTCGCCCCGGTGTGGGCTCGGTCGATCCGGGCCATCTCATCGTGCTCGGCGCCGCGGTTTGCTTCGGCATCTCGGTGGTCCTGGTCAAGTCGCTGACGCGGACGGACAGCGTCGTGCGCATTATCTTCTGGATGCTGATCATCCAGTCAGTGGTCGGCCTCGTTCCAGCCCTTTACGAGTGGCGCAACCCGCCGCTGGAACTGTGGCCATGGATCGTGCTGATCGCCTTCACCGGCATGTCGTCGCATTTTTGCATGGCCCGTGCGCTTGGCTATGCCGACGCCACCGTCATTTCGCCGATGGATTTCCTGCGTGTACCGTTGTCGGCGCTCATCGGCTGGCTGCTTTACAGCGAGCAGATCGACGCTTTCACCGCTGGCGGTGCATTGCTGATCCTGATGGGCAATCTGCTCAACTTGCAGCGCAAGGCAGTCAAGCCGGCAGAGGTCGCGGCGTCATAG